GTACTTCAGCCCCAAGGGCGTGCCCTATCACTCCGTGGAGACGCTGATGGTCGAGGCGCCGGACCACGGTCACGAGACCACCTCGGAGGCCTACAGCTACTGGCTGTGGCTGGAGGCGGAGTATGGCCATGTGACGGGGGACTGGGCGCCCTTCAACGCCGCCTGGGCCAACATGGAGAAGTACATCATCCCCTCGCACGCGGATCAGCCCACCAACCAGTACTACAACGCGAGCAAGCCGGCCACGTACGCCGCGGAGTGGGACCTGCCGAAGCAGTATCCCTCCCAACTGCGCACGGAGGTGGCGGTGGGCAACGATCCCATCGCGGGTGAACTGCAGTCGACGTATGGCACCAGCGACATCTATGGCATGCACTGGCTGCTGGACGTGGACAACTGGTACGGCTACGGCCGCTGCGGAGATGGCACGACCTCGCCGGCCTACATCAACACCTTCCAGCGCGGCTCGCAGGAGTCCGTGTGGGAGACGGTGCCGCACCCCTCCTGCGACACCTTCGCCTGGGGCAAGCCGGGCCAGGGCTTCCTGAGCCTGTTCACGGGTGACGCCACCTACTCGCGCCAGTGGCGCTACACCAACGCGCCGGACGCGGATGCCCGCGCGGTGCAGGCGGCGTACTGGGCCCACACGTGGGCCAAGGAGCAGGGCAAGGAGGCCCAGGTGGCCGAGGTCGTCAAGAAGGCGGCCAAGATGGGCGACTACCTGCGCTATGCGATGTTCGACAAGTACTTCAAGCGCGTCGGCAATTGCATTGGCGAGACCAACTGCCCCGCGGGCAGTGGCAAGAACAGCATGCACTACCTGCTGTCCTGGTACTACTCGTGGGGTGGTGCCGTCGACACGAGCGCTGGCTGGGCCTGGCGCATCGGCTCGAGCCACAACCACTTCGGCTACCAGAACCCGATGGCGGCCTACGTGCTGAGCAACACGTCGTTCCTGCGGCCCCTGTCCGCGACCGGCGCCGCCGACTGGGCGACGAGCCTCAAGCGGCAGATCGAGTTCTACACCTGGTTGCAGTCGGCCGAGGGCGGCTTCGCGGGCGGTGCCACCAACAGCTGGAATGGCCGCTACGAGCAGCCGACGAGCGCGTCGTCCTTCTACGGCATGTACTACGACTGGCAGCCCGTCTACCACGACCCCGCGAGCAACCAGTGGTTCGGCTTCCAGGCCTGGTCCGTGCAGCGCGTGGCGGAGTACTACTACGTCACGGGTGACGCGCAGGCCAAGAAGGTGCTCGACAAGTGGGTGGCCTGGGCCTCGCAGAACACCAAGCTCACCACGGATGGCAAGTACCAGGTCCCCAGCACGCTCGCGTGGACGGGTGCGCCGGACACGTGGAACCCGGCCTCTCCGGGCACCAACAGCAACCTGCACGTGACGGTCGTGGACCACACCACCGACGTGGGCGTGACCGCGGCGTACGCTCGCACGCTGATGTTCTACGCCGCCCGGGCCGGCAACGCGGGGGCCAAGACCCTGGCCAAGGAACTGATGGACCGGATGTGGGCGAACTATCAGACGCCCAAGGGCGTGGCCGTCCCCGAGAAGCGTGAGGACTACAAGCGCTTCGATGACACCTACAACGCGGCGACCGGCGACGGCGTCTTCGTCCCGTCGGGCTGGTCGGGCACGACGGCCCAGGGCGCGACGATCGACTCGAACTCCACGTTCCTCAGCCTGCGTCCGAAGTACAAGCAGGATCCGGACTGGGCGAAGGTGCAGAGCTTCCTCAACGGCGGCCCGGTGCCCGAGTTCACCTACCACCGCTTCTGGGCCCAGGCGGACATCGCCATGGCCATGGCGGACTACGCCCGGCTGTTCGAGGGCGGCGCTCCTCCCGCCGCGAGCATCGTGACCTCGTCGACGGACGTGAGCGTGGCCGAGGGTTCCTCCGCGAGCTTCACGGTGAGCCTGTCCTCGGCCCCCACCAGCAACGTCACGGTCTCCGTGGCCAAGGCTTCCGGTGACGCGGATCTGTTCGTGTCGTCCGGCGCCACGCTGACCTTCACCCCCGCCAACTGGAACGTGGGGCAGACGGTCACCATCTCCGCGGTGGAGGACGCGGACCAGACGAACGGGACGGCCAGCTTCAAGCTGACCGCGACGGGCCTGTCCTCGGCGTCCGTCAACGCGGCCGAGCTCGACAATGACATCCCGGCTCCGCCGAGCTGCACGGTGACCGTGGATACCAGCAACGACTGGGGCAACGGTCACGTCGCCCGGGTCATCGTGCAGAACGCGGGCACGCAGTCCATCTCCAACTGGAAGCTGAGCTGGACGGCCACCAACGACTTCACGCTGGCCAACTCCTGGAGCGCGACCTTCACGAAGACGGGCCGCTCGGTCGAGGTGACGCCCCAGGGCAACTCGACGATTCCGGGCGGCAGCAGCATCGAGGCCGGCTACGTGGCCAACTACAGCGGCGCCAAGCCGGTGCCCAGCGGTGTTCGTCTGGAAGGGCAGAACTGCAACATCGTCGTCAAGTGAGGGCAGGGCCGCTCGACGCCTCGGTGGATGTCGAGGTCGTGGGGAAGCGTTGAGCGGCCTTCTTTGAATATCGCGGCGGCGGGGAGCGGAATCGTTCCTCGCCGCCGTGTGCAATCCAGGCCTCCCCGGCCCCCCATTCCATGGACGCAACGAAGGAGCTGTCCCACGATGCGTAAGTCTTTCCTGACAACCCCCGCCGCGGTGCTGATGGGCTTGTCGTCGGTCGCGAGCCCGCTGGCCGCGCAAGCACAGACGTTCAACTACGCGGAGGCCCTGCAGAAATCCATCTGGTTCTACGAGGCCCAGCGCTCCGGTCCCCTCCCCAGCAACAACCGGGTGAGCTGGCGCGGCGACTCCGGCCTGAACGACGGCGCCGACGTGGGCAAGGATCTGACCGGCGGCTGGTACGATGCCGGCGATCACGTGAAGTTCGGCCTTCCCATGGCCGCCAGCGCGACCCTGCTGGCCTGGTCCCTCTACGAGTACGAGGAGGCGTACCAGAAGAGCGGACAGCGCGCCGCGCTCCTGGACAACCTGCGCTGGGTCAATGACTACTTCATCAAGGCGCATACCGCTCCCAACGAGCTGTATGGCCAGGTGGGCGCGGGCAACGCGGATCACGCCTGGTGGGGACCGGCCGAGGTGATGCAGATGGCGCGGCCCGCCTTCAAGGTCGACGCCTCCTGCCCTGGCTCGGACCTGGCCGGTGAGACGGCCGCGGCCATGGCCGCCTCGTCCATCGTGTTCAAGCAGACGGATCCGGCCTACGCGGCCACCTTGTTGACGCACGCCAAACAGCTCTTCACCTTCGCGGACACCTACCGGGGCAAGTACTCCGACTGCATCACGGACGCGAAGTCCTTCTACAACTCCTGGAGTGGCTACTGGGATGAGCTGAGCTGGGCAGGTGCCTGGCTGTACCTGGCCACCGCGGAGAGCAGCTACCTGACGAAGGCCGAGAGCTACACCGCCTACTGGGGCAACGAGAGCCAGACGCCCTACTGGAGCTACCGGTGGACGCACAACTGGGATGACAAGCACTTCGGTGCCCAGCTCCTGCTCGCCCGCCTCACGGGCAAGGACGTCTACAAGTCCTCCACGGAGCGCAACCTGGATTACTGGACCACGGGCTTCAACGGCGAGCGCGTCCGCTACTCGCCGGGTGGGCTCGCCTGGCTGGATACGTGGGGCAGCCTGCGCTACGCCGCGAACGCCTCGTTCCTCGCCTTCGTCTACTCCGACGACATCGCCGCCAGCGATCCGGCCAGGGCCACGCGCTACCGCGACTTCGCCGACCGGCAGGTCCGCTACATGCTCGGTGAGAACCCCCGCAACGCCAGCTACGTGGTGGGCTTCGGCGTGAACCCGCCCCGCAACCCGCACCACCGCACGGCGCACGGCGCCTGGGCCGACTCCCTCGCCAACCCGGTCGAGAGCCGGCACATCCTGTACGGCGCCCTGGTGGGCGGTCCGGACGCGGCGGATGCCTACGTGGACGACCGGGCCAACTACACCGCGAACGAGGTCGCCACGGACTACAACGCGGCCTTCACCGGCACGCTGGCCAAGATGTACCTCCTGCACGGCGGTACGCCCGACCCCACCTTCCCCAAGAGGGAGACGCCCACCACGGACGAGTTCTACGTGGAGGCCGGCATCAACGTGTCCGGCCAGAACTTCACGGAGATCCGCTCGTACGTGAACAACGTCTCGAGCTGGCCCGCCCGCATGGGGGACAAGCTGTCCCTGCGCTACTTCATCGACATCTCCGAGGTCATCGCCGCCGGAGGTTCCGCCGCGAGCCTGACCGTGTCGATGAACTACAGCCAGGGCGCCAAGGTCCTGCCGCTCAAGCAGTGGTCCGGCAACATCTACTACGTCACGGTCGACTTCACCGGCACGCCCGTCTATCCCGGTGGCCAGTCCGCGTTCCGCAAGGAAGCCCAGTTCCGCATCGCCGCCGCGGTGGGCGCCGCCTGGGATCCGACCAATGACCCGTCCTACAAGAACCTGACCGCTACCGCGGCGAGGACGTCCCTCATCCCCATCTACGACAACGGCGTGCGCATCTTCGGCTCCGAGCCCGGCCCCATCGTGGTCGACACCATTCCCCCCGCGCTCCCGGTCGGTCTGCTGGCCGCCGCGGCCAATCCCACGCAGATCAACCTGAGCTGGAACGCGAACACCGAGTCGGACCTGGCGGGCTACAACGTCTACCGCTCCACGACGAGCGGCTTCACGCCCTCGGCCGCCAACCGGGTCGCCAGCGGCCTCACGACCGCCTCCTACTCCGACTCCGGGCTGAAGGCCTCGACCGTCTACTATTACAAGATCACCGCCGTCGACACGTCCGGCAACGAGTCCTCCGCGTCCTCTCAGTCCTCCGCGTCCACGCCCGCCCCGGATACCCTTCCGCCCGCGGCTCCGGCCGGCCTGAAGGCCACCTCGGCCAGCTCCAGCCAGATCAACCTGTCCTGGACCGCCAGCACCGAGGCCGACCTCAAGGGCTACAACGTCTATCGCTCCACGACGAGTGGCTTCACGCCCTCGGCCGCCAACCGGGTCGCCAGCGGCCTCACGACCGCCTCCTACTCCAGCACCGACCTGACCGCCTCGACCGCCTACTATTACAAGATCACGGCCGTCGACACGTCCGGCAACGAGTCCTCCGCGTCCACGGAAGTCTCCGCGACCACGCAGCAGGCCCCCGCGTCCAGCCTCTCCGTGCAGTACCGCGACGGGGATGCCAACTCGCCCGCAAACAACCAGGCCCGGCCCCACTTCCGGATCGCCAACGGGGGAACGGCCAGCGTTCCGCTCTCGGAGCTGAAGGTCCGCTACTACTTCACCCCGGACTCCAACGAGTCGGTGCAGGTCGCGTGTGACTACGCCGCCGTGAACTGCTCGAGCATCACCTCCAGCGTGGTCCAGTTGTCCACGCCGAAGACGGGTGCCACGCATTACATCGAGTTCGGCTTCGCCACGGGGGCGGGCTCGGTGGCCGCGGGCCGCGACACGGGAGAGATCCAGATCCGGTTCAACAAGAGCAACTGGACCAACTTCGACGAGTCGAACGACTACTCGTTCGATTCCACCAAGACCTCGTTCTCCACGACGAGCAAGATGACCGTGTTCCGTAGCGGCGTCCTCGTCTGGGGCACCGAGCCGTAAACCAGGCACTTCGAGCGAAGGAGAAAACTCCATGCGAAAGACAAACAAGAGCGTGTCTCGTGCCGCCGTCGTCGGTCTGACCTCCCTGGGGCTGGTTCTGCCCCTCGACGCGGCGCTGGCCCACGGCGGAATGACGTTCCCCGCGACTCGGACCTATGCCTGCTACCTGGATGGCAAGGCGGGCGGTGGGGGCGGTGATCTGGATCCCACCAACCCGGCCTGCGTCGAGGCCGTGGCCCTGGGCGGAAAGAATCCGCTCTGGAACTGGTTCGGCAACCTCATCAGCAACGCGGGAGGCCGGCACCGGGAGATCATCCCGGATGGGAAGCTGTGCGGACCCACCGCGCTCTTCGACGCCTACAACCTGGCGCACGCTTCCTGGCCCACGACGACCCTGAAGTCGGGGACGACGATCACCATCCGGTACAACGCGTGGGCGCCGCACCCCGGCACCTGGTACCAGTACGTGACCCGGGACGGGTGGGATCCGAGCCAGCCGCTGAAGTGGTCCGACCTGGAGCCGCTGCCCTTCAACACGGTCACCAACCCGCCGATCAACGGCAGCGGCCCGGATGGCGCCGAGTACACGTGGAGCGCGCAGTTGCCGGTGGCCAAGAGCGGACGGCACATCATCTATTCCATCTGGCAGCGCTCGGACAGCCCGGAGGCCTTCTACAACTGCTCCGACGTGCTCTTCGACAGCGGTGCGCCGGATGCCGAGGCGCCCACCGCCCCCGGGACGCCCACCGTGAGCGGCGTGACCGGGACGACCGCCGATCTGAGTTGGGCCGCCGCGCACGACAACCAGGGCGTGGTGGGCTACGAGGTGTACCACCTGATGGGCTCCACCCCCCATCGGATGGCCTCGCCCACGGGCACCTCCACCCGCCTCACGGGCCTGACGCCCTCGACCGCGTACTCCTTCTACGTGGTCGCGCGTGATGCCGCGGGCAACCTCTCCCCGGCCTCCGGCGTGGTCTCGTTCACCACGACCGACACCGCGCCCACGGGGAACTGCCACGTGGTCTACACCGAGCCCAACAAGTGGTCCGGTGGCTTCACCGGCAACATCCAGATCACCAACACCGGAACCAGCGCCATCTCCGGCTGGACGCTGCAGTGGGAGTACGGCGCTGGTCAGACGGTCGTGAACGGCTGGAGCGCGAAGATCTTCCAGCATCATTCCTCGGTGTCCGCGGAGAATGAGGCCTGGAGCGGTACCATCCCCCCGAGCGGCTCGGTCACCTTCGGGTTCAACGCGAACTCGCCGACGCCCAACGCTCCGGCGCCGGCCGCCTTCCTCCTCAACGGCACGCTCTGCACCACGCCTTGAGTTGAAAGACATACACCGGGGTGGGTGCTCTCGTCGCACCCACCCCGGTGTTGTTGACGTGCTGCGCCCAGGTGCCTTCGTGTCCCTGGGTCTGGGGGTGGACCGTGCCCGCTGAGCTGAAGCGGAAGTGGGTGGCGCTGGTGCTCGGGGCTGTCGTGCTGTTCACCGGCTGCGTCACGGTGACGCCACCCGCGGGACGCGGTGTGCTCCTGGACAGCAACCCGCGTGCCGCGTCCGGGCTGGCGGGCGAGATTCGTGGTGACGCCCAGCACGCGGCCACGGAGGCGAATGCACCCGCGAGGCTGCTGCGCCGACGGGGAGAGCGCGTACAGAGCACGCAGGTGGCCATGGTGAGCCCGGCTGAAATGGCCGTGCGCGCGGTGGCCAGCGGGGCCAGGCAGGCGGACGCCTTCGAGTATCTGCTGCTGCTGGCGGGCCTGGACAACGTCAACGACGAGCCCCCGCGAGGCGCTCCCCTCACTCCCGAGGAGGCGGCCCGGGTGCTGGCGGTGCTGTTGAACAAGCCCGTGACGCTGGGCTCGTTCCCGCCACGCATGGCCGCCTGCCACCTGCTACGGGAAGTGCTGGCGGGAGGGGAAGTGTCCCGCGAGGAGTTGCTTCGCCGGGTGGAGCGATTCAAGGGGGTGGCCGTGCTACGGCCGGACGGCTATCTGGCCTGGACGCTCAACGGACGCACACAGCAGAAGGTGGGCCCGGTGGAGTGGAAGGAGGACGCCTTCCGCGCGGGCTCCTTCGAACTCGGGCGCTTCTACATCGTCAAGGGGTGGGTGTTCCGGCAGGCGGATGCGCAACTGCGCCCCGTCATGCAAGGGCCCGGGCTGGCCGAGGTGTACGACGACGCCGACTACCTCGGCCGCTCGCTGGATGGCGCGGAGGAGGCGTTCGTCGGGCTGTACCATGCCATGGGCCAGCTGCTCACGCGCCCGCTGGACAGCCTCGCGGCGCTGCAACACCTCCCGGCGGGAGTCGCGGCCCTCATCGCCTCCTCGCCCGAGTACCTCGAGCGTTTCCGGTACATGACTCGGGGCGAGCAGGTGAAGGCCACCTCCAAGCTGCTGACCCACCTCCTCGTCACGTTTGGCACGGCTGGGGGCACGACGAGCACGCTGACGCGGGCAGTGGGCGGGCTGGAGGTTACCCTGCCCGTGCTGTCCCTCTCGACCGAGGGTCTGCTGGCGGTAAGGACGGTGACGGTGGCAGCGGGCACGGTGACGACCACGCTGGAGGTGGGCGTGGGCACCGTCTCCATCCTCCACATGGCCAGCAGGGATGACCAGCCCTCGGGGAGCAAAACCAAGAATCCCTACTCGAGCTTGACGAGAACCCAACTCGAAAAGTCAAGAAGAAGCTTTATCAAGCTGATCGATGAGCATGAGAAGAAGCTGCTGGAGTACCGTACCGACCCCTTCGCCAACGATAATCTTGGAAAGCTCGAGAACCAGCCTCCTGAAAATCAACGGAAGATCATTTCGGGACGAATTGAAGAAGTGGAGGCGCAATTGACGAAGCAGCGTGGGGAGCTGAGAAAAGTCGAAGAAGCGCTGCGGGCGTTGAATGGGGGCGGTTGAGCGTATGCAAATTCGTTTGCAACAGCTGATTCTGGCCCTGACGGGACTCGTCAAGTGGTATCAGCAGTTTCTTGGCATCGACGTCCTGACGATCGACGACATGGACCGTTATTGGGTTGTCAGATCCCCGGAGTGGACCGAGTTCCACCAGGATCCCAAGCTGTCCGTGGGCTCTCTCCTGGAGGACTGGGCAGGACTTCAGCGGGTGCTCGAGGGCGGCGCGCCCACCGCGGTTGATTTCGAGCGCCTGGGCGCAGTGATCCGTGTCGTCTCCGACCGCATCCTCGAGCCTTCCACCTCGGAAACGGGTGGGAGCAGGGCCGGGCGCATCGACATCCATTTGCGGCAACTGCTCCTCCTGCTCGCAATGCTCGTCGAGCACTACCAGCAGGCAGGCGTAGACGCACTGGAGATCGACGACATGGATTATTATTGGGTTGTCGAGCCCCCGGACTGGACCGATTTCCAGAAGGAGCCGTCGCTCTGTGTGGGTTCTCTCATCGATGATTGGGCGGAGCTCCAGCGGGTGCTGAAGGAAGACATCGCCACCACGGTGGATTTCAACCGTCTGGGGGCTGTGCTCCGTACCGTCTCCGAGCGTCTCGGCCGACAGTGAAACCGCCAGCCATTCTCAGTGCCCGCGGAGAAAGGAGATTGACGGGCCGGTCTAGGCCAGATCTCTCTGTCCCGAACGACGGACGACCAGGCTGATGATCGTGAACACGATCGTCAAGGACGCGGCGAATCCGTTCTTGTCACTCGTGTCCGCGTCCCAGGGCCTGGGTGAACCCAAGAGCATGATGAGGAGCACCACCCATGCGATCACGCAGCACCACAGGCCCGCCGCTCCCACGAACCAGCGCAGCCGCGCGCTGAGGGTGGAGGGCTGGGGAAGGGCGGGTGCGTCCGTCACGGAGGGATTCGTGGAGCGCTGCTCGGCCTGGAGCTCCTTGTAGAGGCGCCGGCCCCAGCGCACCTCGAGCAGGAGCACCAGGAGCGTCAGCGGGAAGAGAGGGAAGGAGCCCAGGAAGAGGAGGGTGTAGTAGGCGCCCTGCAGCAGGGTGGTGGCGGCGAGTCCGGAGGCCAGCCGCCAGGTGCCGCGCGCGCGATCCTCATCGAAGCGGGCGCGGCCCACGAAGGCGCCCAGGATGATGCCGGTGAAGGCCTGTTGGGGGACGGAGGTGACGGCGCGAAGCATCGCCAGTCCCGGGCCCGCTTCATCCGAGAGCACGATCACGTAGAAGAGGTTCTCCAGTGTCGCGAAGCCGAGCGAGACCGTGGCGCCATACACCACGCCATCCAGGGGCTCGTCGAAGGCGGGCTTGTTCCAGACGTACAGGCGCAGCACGAGCAGCCTGAAACACTGCTCGGGCAGGGCGACACCGAGGAAGGCCAGCAGCAGCGCCATGTCCCAGGTCTGCATGCGCCAGCCCCAGTGAACCGCCAGCTCATGGACGCCGAAGGCCACCGGAACCACGGGCACGCAAAGGGCCACACCCCAGAAGAACGTGCGCCACAGGAGTCCGCGCGGCTCGGGATCCTCGTCCCGCGAGTGGACGTACCAGAGCAACAACATGGGAGGCAGGGCGGCGGCGGCCCCGAGTGCGAACGGAGACATGGGGACGAAGGTAGCCCGCGAAAGCTCCAGGACGCATGGGTCTCGAGAGCAGATAGTATCGGCACTCCCGGACGTGGAGGCAGGAGCGATGTCGATGCCGGATTCGGAAACCCTGGATGGTTCGACCCCGGAGAGCACGCCGCTGGCGGCGGAGCACGGGCGCCGGTTGCCCCTGTCCGCCTTCACCGTGCTGGCCGGGGGTGACGTGTTCGAGTCCGTCCAGGGACGGCCACCCAAGGACGGTGTGAGCCGGGCTCGCGCCTGGTTCCAGGCGAAGGTGAGTCTCCGGGCACACGGTGCTCCCGCCGAGCTGCTCCAGCGCGTGGAAGGAGACATGGTCCGGCAGCTCTCGGGCAATCTCCAGCTCATCGGCCGCATGGAAGCGGCGCGGCCGGTGGAGGTGGACCTCATCCCCCCGGGGCAGCCCCTGGCGAAGTATGGCTATCCCCGCTCCGTGTCTCCGCAGGCGGCGGGCCTGTTCTGGGATCATCCGGAGTGGCCTCGCGCCCGCATCGCGCTGCGCCAGGACAAGCTGGGCCCCGAGCTCCATCTGGTGTTCCACGAACTGGCCCATGCCATCCAGGGCATGGCCTTCACCCAGGAGGAGAACGAGCTCATCTACCGGACGCTGCGGCGCACCTACCGCGTCCGCGCCCGCATGGACGAGGTGTTCGCCCTCTACAGCGAGCGCGAGTTCATCCCCACCGTCACCGCGCATGATCTGCGCGCGCCGGGGGTGTACGGCATGGCGCGCCAGCGCTGGAACGAGGAGCACGTCTTCACCCGCTTCGTGCGCAACCTCTACTTCCCCTACAAGCCGCTGGCGGGCCCCGCGTCGGGCCAGGGCGCGTCCTTCTTCGGCTGAGGCTCAGCGCTTCTTCTTGCGGCTCCGCGACGCGGGCGCCCCGGCCACATCGCCCAGCGCCGGCACGCGCATGCCCATCGACTCGGCCAGGCTCACCGCCGTGGACAGGGGCACCTGGGTGTCCTTGAGCCGGTTGCGCGAGGGATCCAACACCAGCCCCACCGCCAGCGAGAAGTCCGTCCGGGTGAGGATGCAGCCGCGGAAGTTGCTGCCCGTCAGGTCCGTCCCCTCGAAGTCCGCGTCCGTGAGGTCCAGATCGAAGAAGTTGGCCTCCTGCGCGGTGCAGCGCAGCACGTCCGTCTTCCTCAGGCTCAGCCCCACGAACGAGGCGTAGCGCAACACGCACCCCTCGAACGTCAGCTCCGGGTTGGCCGACACGCTCGACCAGTCGATGCCCATCAGCTTCGAGCCCTCGAAGCGCACCCCCCGCAGCGCCGCCTGCGGAAACCGCGCCCGGGTGAGATCGCACCCCGTCCAGGTGCACTCCTCGAACTTACATTGGCGCCACTGGCTCTCCTGGAACTGGGAGCGCTCGAAGGTGCAGCGGTAGAACTCCTTCTGGTTCAGCTCCAGCCCCGGCAACTCGAGGTCCGTGAACGTCTCGTTCTCGAAGCCGTCCTCCCGCTCGAGCCGGCGTACCAGCTCTTCCCGGCCCGCCTGGTCCCTTGGTTCCGTGTCCATGCGGCCTCCATCTCATGGAGGGTCCGCTTCAGGAAGGACGCGCCGTACCCGGGGGCCTGTAGGTCCAGCGCTCACTGAAATTCGCGTGCCGGACCCTCCCAGCGCCCCGTAAAAACTTCTGGGTTTCAGCCCTAAGCATGGGGGGGCCTGGATGCAAGCCCTTGTATTCATTGACGACCGTGCAGGTCGCGGGCTGGCATCGCTCTTGCTGAAAGCAAGGGCACGCAGTCTTCGCGGTCCCTTCCCACGCGCCTCCCCCGAGAGACACCATGACCCAGGCCTCCGCCTTCTCCTCCGCCGACTCCCTCTCCACCTACCTCTCGGAGATCAGCCAGTACCCGCTGCTGTCCGTGCAGGAGGAGCAGGCGCTCGCGCGGCGCTTCAAGCAGGGCGACATGGCCGCGGGCCACCGTCTGGTGACGAGCAACCTGCGCTTCGCGGTGAAGGTCTCCTACGAGTACCGCTCCTACGGGCTGAAGATGTCCGACCTCATCCAGGAGGCGAACATCGGCCTGATGAAGGCGGTGCAGAAGTTCGACGCGGACAAGGGCATCCGCCTCATCTCCTACGCGGTGTGGTGGATCCGCGCCTACATCCAGAACTACGTGCTGAAGAACTGGAGCCTGGTGAAGCTGGGCACCACGCAGGCCCAGCGCCGGCTGTTCTTCGCCCTGGCGCGCACGCGCCGCGAGCTGGAGAAGATGGGCCCCGGCGAGGGCAACATCGTCGACGCGGAGGAGATCGCCCGCAAGCTCAACGTGAAGGCCAGCGAGGTGCGCGAGATGGAGCAGCGCATGGGCGGCCGGGACTTGTCGCTGGACGCGCCGGTGGGCGAGGAAGGCGACGCCACGCACATGGACTTCGTGGAGTCCGAGAGCGCCTCCCAGGTGGACGAGGTGGCCGACCGCCAGGAGGCCGACATGACGCGCGCCCGCATCCGTCAGGCCCTCACCCGGCTGGATCCCCGCGAGCGCTTCATCATCGAGCACCGGGTGATGGGCGACTCGGAGATGACGCTGAGCGAGCTGGGCGAGCACTTCGGCTTCTCGCGCGAGCGCGCGCGCCAGCTGGAGATCCGCGCCAAGGACAAGCTCAAGGCCGAGCTGATGTCGCTCATGGCCGAGCGCGATCAGGACTCCGCGGTCTACGCCGGGTAGTTCTTCCCGGCGCGTGGCCCCCGCCGGGTCGTTCTTCCCGGCGGTCCGCCGCGGCCTCCTCTTCAGTGAAGCCAGCGCCCGTGGGCTGCGTGGAAGTCCACGAGCGGCGCGGCATGCTTGAGGTGGGGCCGCCCGGCCGGATCATTCTCCTGTACCGTCTCGAGCTGGCCTGAAAGAATTTCCTCCATGCTGGCCAGGGGGGAAATCCTCCACAACCGGCGCAGCTCCTCCTCGGTGATCTCTCCCAGGAGTTCGCCGTGCTCCTCGTCCACCACTGGCAGTCGGCGCACTCCGAGCTCCTGCATCACCCGGAGCGCCGCCACGATGGTGTCCCCGGCGAACAACGTGGTCGCCCGCGAGACCCACTCTTCCACCGTCCCCTGTACCCGCCCGTCCATGTGCGTCTCCTTCGACCT
The DNA window shown above is from Cystobacter fuscus DSM 2262 and carries:
- a CDS encoding PrsW family intramembrane metalloprotease, producing the protein MSPFALGAAAALPPMLLLWYVHSRDEDPEPRGLLWRTFFWGVALCVPVVPVAFGVHELAVHWGWRMQTWDMALLLAFLGVALPEQCFRLLVLRLYVWNKPAFDEPLDGVVYGATVSLGFATLENLFYVIVLSDEAGPGLAMLRAVTSVPQQAFTGIILGAFVGRARFDEDRARGTWRLASGLAATTLLQGAYYTLLFLGSFPLFPLTLLVLLLEVRWGRRLYKELQAEQRSTNPSVTDAPALPQPSTLSARLRWFVGAAGLWCCVIAWVVLLIMLLGSPRPWDADTSDKNGFAASLTIVFTIISLVVRRSGQRDLA
- a CDS encoding pentapeptide repeat-containing protein is translated as MDTEPRDQAGREELVRRLEREDGFENETFTDLELPGLELNQKEFYRCTFERSQFQESQWRQCKFEECTWTGCDLTRARFPQAALRGVRFEGSKLMGIDWSSVSANPELTFEGCVLRYASFVGLSLRKTDVLRCTAQEANFFDLDLTDADFEGTDLTGSNFRGCILTRTDFSLAVGLVLDPSRNRLKDTQVPLSTAVSLAESMGMRVPALGDVAGAPASRSRKKKR
- a CDS encoding RNA polymerase factor sigma-32 encodes the protein MTQASAFSSADSLSTYLSEISQYPLLSVQEEQALARRFKQGDMAAGHRLVTSNLRFAVKVSYEYRSYGLKMSDLIQEANIGLMKAVQKFDADKGIRLISYAVWWIRAYIQNYVLKNWSLVKLGTTQAQRRLFFALARTRRELEKMGPGEGNIVDAEEIARKLNVKASEVREMEQRMGGRDLSLDAPVGEEGDATHMDFVESESASQVDEVADRQEADMTRARIRQALTRLDPRERFIIEHRVMGDSEMTLSELGEHFGFSRERARQLEIRAKDKLKAELMSLMAERDQDSAVYAG
- a CDS encoding CBS domain-containing protein, which gives rise to MDGRVQGTVEEWVSRATTLFAGDTIVAALRVMQELGVRRLPVVDEEHGELLGEITEEELRRLWRISPLASMEEILSGQLETVQENDPAGRPHLKHAAPLVDFHAAHGRWLH